The following are from one region of the Cytobacillus firmus genome:
- the gerPC gene encoding spore germination protein GerPC gives MRLNQQLNTYLQQLHAFVEAQEKQIRRLEAAVKKLQEETEVLKSRPPMQVDRIEYKFDQLKVESLEGTLNIGLNPSELQNIEDFAVDNKNIKAPVSPKTQMKRTMEIEDAIYQYLERELPEITASAQKKLNVNVDDSYIAFIKEDIKKQLPNRIDFYIQQQASNRSGQENNEEIIELIKKEIHNGVYAFISHLPENMKGMNKE, from the coding sequence GTGCGCTTGAATCAGCAATTAAATACCTATCTTCAGCAATTGCATGCTTTTGTAGAAGCACAGGAAAAGCAAATAAGGAGACTTGAAGCTGCGGTTAAAAAACTTCAGGAAGAAACTGAAGTTCTGAAAAGCCGTCCGCCAATGCAGGTCGATCGGATTGAGTATAAATTTGACCAGCTTAAGGTAGAGTCTCTTGAAGGTACTTTAAATATTGGCTTAAACCCTTCTGAGCTGCAGAACATTGAAGATTTTGCCGTAGACAACAAAAACATTAAAGCACCTGTTTCGCCTAAAACCCAGATGAAGAGAACGATGGAAATTGAAGACGCCATTTATCAGTATTTAGAACGGGAACTTCCGGAAATTACAGCTTCTGCCCAGAAAAAATTAAATGTCAATGTGGATGATTCGTATATTGCGTTTATCAAAGAAGATATCAAAAAGCAGCTGCCTAACCGGATTGACTTCTATATCCAGCAGCAGGCATCGAATCGCTCCGGGCAGGAAAATAACGAAGAGATTATCGAGCTGATAAAAAAGGAGATTCACAATGGGGTCTATGCCTTTATCTCGCATTTGCCGGAAAATATGAAGGGAATGAATAAAGAATGA
- a CDS encoding fumarylacetoacetate hydrolase family protein, whose amino-acid sequence MKFVTFKDSTGSGTGLLDETGTKVLPLKATLEKMEGKSELPSTLKECIALGDKFIDKVHSLTDWLSSNPGSEELFRPLASDALEAPIPRPDKNIFCVGKNYAEHAIEMGSKEDIPEHIMVFTKSPTTVIGPDATVLNHNNVTAELDYEGELAVVIGKKGREIPKEKALEHIFGYTIINDVTARDLQSRHKQFFIGKSLDATCPMGPWIVHKSAVENPNQLDIQTKVNGELRQSSNTENFIFPIEEIISVLSKGMTLEPGDIIATGTPAGVGKGFKPPRFLKPGDKVEITVENIGTLTNVIEK is encoded by the coding sequence TTGAAATTTGTTACTTTTAAGGATAGCACAGGAAGCGGCACTGGTTTACTGGACGAGACCGGGACTAAGGTGCTTCCGCTAAAAGCAACTTTAGAAAAAATGGAAGGCAAAAGTGAGTTGCCGTCGACTTTGAAGGAATGTATTGCTTTAGGGGATAAGTTCATTGATAAAGTACATAGTTTAACAGATTGGCTAAGCAGCAATCCTGGCAGTGAAGAACTCTTTCGCCCGCTCGCTTCCGATGCATTGGAAGCGCCGATTCCCCGTCCGGATAAGAATATCTTTTGTGTAGGCAAGAATTATGCCGAGCATGCCATTGAGATGGGGAGCAAAGAAGATATTCCAGAGCACATAATGGTCTTTACGAAATCGCCAACAACGGTCATAGGACCTGATGCAACAGTCTTGAATCACAATAATGTCACTGCAGAGCTGGATTATGAGGGAGAGCTTGCCGTAGTAATCGGAAAAAAAGGACGAGAGATTCCAAAGGAAAAAGCATTGGAACACATTTTTGGCTATACGATCATTAATGATGTAACAGCAAGGGATCTGCAGTCCCGCCATAAGCAATTTTTTATCGGTAAGAGCCTGGATGCCACATGCCCGATGGGTCCATGGATTGTCCATAAATCAGCTGTTGAAAACCCGAATCAGCTTGACATTCAAACAAAGGTAAACGGAGAGCTCCGACAAAGTTCAAATACTGAAAACTTTATCTTTCCAATCGAGGAAATCATTTCGGTCCTGTCAAAGGGCATGACACTTGAGCCTGGAGATATTATTGCTACAGGAACACCCGCAGGGGTAGGCAAGGGCTTTAAGCCTCCTCGCTTTCTTAAGCCGGGAGATAAAGTGGAAATTACAGTGGAAAATATTGGAACTCTGACGAATGTTATAGAGAAATAA
- the addA gene encoding helicase-exonuclease AddAB subunit AddA yields MKVTIPPKPEGTTWTDDQWKAIMAKGQDILVAAAAGSGKTAVLVERIINKIIADEDPINVDELLVVTFTNASAAEMRHRIGEALEKAINDNPRSAHLRKQVSLLNRASISTLHSFCLEMIRKYYYMTDIDPAFRIADETEAQLLRDEVLEELFEDEYGKEGNEGFFALVDTFTNDRSDTALQDIIRDLYDFARSNPSPDQYLDSIVEMYNVNGVSSLEQLPFVRSLLEDIDLQLKGAKQLLEYGLELTKLPGGPAPRAENFIADLHVVNTLIEAKNDSWTMLYEAMQSWSFGRAKTCKGDEYDEGLIEKAKKLRDQAKKIITGLQEELFFRRQESFMRDMAEMKPHIEELVRLVKAFSIRFDQVKTEKGLVDFADLEHYCLDILSSTDEEGRLLPSEAALVCRNQFKEVLVDEYQDTNMVQEAILQLVTADSEENGNLFMVGDVKQSIYRFRLAEPNLFLGKYTRFDRDGERAGLRIDLARNFRSRKEVLQGTNYIFKQIMGTSVGEIEYDQAAELIKGAPYSEDQEQPVELAIIDLEGSEKSEPDPESMDEGFDSEDLAQSQLEARYMASKIKEIIGNRKEVYNTKTHSGRPAKYRDIVILLRSMTWAPQIMEEFKQQGIPVYANLSSGYFEATEVAIMMSLLKVIDNPYQDIPLASVLRSPILGLTEEELAQIRIQNKSGSFYEALTSFCRNHPTLETGELYEKVRPFFDALEEWRVMARQGSLSELIWNLYRQTRFYDFVGGMPGGKQRQANLRALYDRARQYEATSFRGLFRFLRFIERMRDRGDDLGAARALGEQEDVVRLMTIHSSKGLEFPFVFIAGLARNFNTMDLKKPYMLDKEFGFAAKYVNAEKRISYPSLPQIAFKRKKKMEMLAEEMRVLYVALTRAKEKLYLVSSVKSADKKLNKWLQVSEHKDWLLNEYDRASANSYLDWIGPALVRHRECEALRAEVQVDPLVPGDILEHPSCWNITIIKSEEAAVLPEEANEGETDLLKLVYEGKTVPAESAFKDKVEEQLSWKYTYKQAAQARSKQSVSEVKRQREIFSEEDSGTELIRKISKPMLSRPRFMQEKSLSPAERGTAMHAVMQHIDFSRPATVETISSKMDEMVRKELLTEEQRASIEPQLILQFFETELGQRMIQAISVRREIPFSLSFPAREIYSDWQGEDEPVLIQGIVDCVFEDEQGLVLLDYKTDGISGRYKGGFAEAKPVLENRYKVQIDMYTRALEQILKREVNERYLFFFDGAHTIKL; encoded by the coding sequence ATGAAAGTGACCATACCGCCTAAGCCGGAAGGTACAACCTGGACCGATGACCAATGGAAAGCGATCATGGCCAAGGGTCAGGATATCCTGGTGGCTGCAGCAGCCGGATCAGGGAAGACCGCTGTTTTGGTTGAAAGGATTATCAATAAGATTATCGCAGATGAAGATCCTATTAATGTCGATGAACTGCTTGTTGTGACCTTTACAAATGCCTCCGCAGCAGAAATGAGGCACAGAATCGGCGAGGCTCTTGAAAAAGCTATTAATGATAATCCGCGATCTGCTCACCTCAGAAAGCAGGTAAGCTTACTAAACAGGGCATCCATCTCGACTTTGCACTCATTTTGCTTAGAGATGATACGCAAATATTACTACATGACCGATATTGATCCGGCGTTTCGGATTGCGGATGAAACTGAAGCACAGCTTTTGAGGGATGAAGTACTCGAAGAGCTTTTTGAAGATGAATACGGCAAAGAGGGAAATGAAGGATTCTTTGCACTTGTTGACACTTTTACAAATGACAGAAGTGACACTGCCCTTCAGGATATAATAAGGGACTTATACGATTTTGCCCGTTCCAACCCTTCGCCTGATCAATATCTTGATTCAATTGTTGAGATGTACAATGTGAACGGCGTCAGCAGTCTCGAGCAGCTTCCATTTGTCCGTTCGCTTTTGGAGGATATTGATCTTCAGCTGAAAGGAGCCAAGCAGCTGCTTGAATATGGGCTTGAGCTGACCAAGCTTCCAGGGGGACCGGCTCCGAGAGCAGAGAACTTTATCGCAGATCTGCATGTTGTAAATACACTAATTGAAGCGAAAAATGATTCATGGACGATGCTCTATGAAGCGATGCAATCATGGTCTTTTGGCAGAGCCAAAACGTGTAAGGGCGATGAATATGATGAAGGACTGATCGAAAAAGCAAAAAAACTCAGGGATCAGGCCAAGAAAATCATAACCGGCCTGCAGGAAGAACTGTTTTTCCGCAGACAGGAGAGCTTCATGCGTGATATGGCGGAAATGAAGCCCCATATTGAAGAGCTTGTCAGGTTGGTTAAAGCATTTTCCATCCGCTTTGATCAGGTTAAAACTGAAAAAGGGCTTGTTGACTTTGCGGATCTTGAGCATTATTGCCTTGACATTCTTTCATCAACAGATGAGGAGGGACGGCTTTTGCCTTCAGAAGCGGCTCTTGTCTGCAGAAATCAGTTCAAAGAAGTTCTGGTTGATGAGTATCAGGATACCAACATGGTTCAGGAAGCTATTTTGCAGCTGGTAACGGCAGATTCAGAAGAGAACGGAAATTTATTCATGGTAGGGGATGTTAAGCAGTCAATCTACCGTTTCCGCCTTGCAGAGCCTAATCTGTTTCTGGGCAAGTACACGCGGTTTGACCGGGATGGAGAAAGAGCAGGACTCAGAATTGATCTGGCGCGAAATTTCAGAAGCCGTAAAGAAGTTCTGCAGGGGACCAACTATATCTTTAAGCAGATTATGGGGACGTCTGTCGGTGAAATAGAGTATGACCAGGCAGCTGAACTTATTAAAGGAGCTCCCTATTCAGAGGATCAGGAGCAGCCTGTTGAGCTTGCTATTATTGACCTTGAAGGAAGTGAAAAGAGTGAACCGGACCCTGAATCCATGGATGAGGGTTTTGACAGCGAAGATTTAGCACAGTCACAGCTCGAAGCCAGATATATGGCTTCTAAAATTAAAGAAATCATTGGGAATCGGAAAGAAGTTTACAACACAAAGACTCATTCCGGACGGCCTGCCAAGTACAGGGATATTGTCATCCTGCTTCGTTCCATGACATGGGCTCCTCAGATTATGGAGGAATTTAAACAGCAGGGAATCCCTGTCTATGCCAATCTTTCCAGCGGTTATTTTGAAGCAACAGAAGTAGCGATTATGATGTCACTTCTAAAAGTGATAGATAATCCGTACCAGGATATTCCGCTGGCATCGGTGCTGAGATCTCCTATTTTGGGTCTGACCGAAGAAGAGCTTGCACAAATAAGAATCCAGAATAAAAGTGGCTCATTCTATGAAGCATTAACTTCTTTTTGCCGGAATCACCCAACCCTTGAAACGGGAGAATTATATGAAAAGGTCCGGCCATTTTTCGATGCTCTTGAAGAATGGCGTGTAATGGCGCGGCAGGGTTCCCTTTCAGAGCTGATCTGGAATCTCTATAGACAAACCAGATTTTATGATTTTGTCGGCGGTATGCCAGGCGGAAAACAGAGGCAGGCAAATCTTCGCGCATTGTACGACAGAGCCAGACAGTATGAAGCAACCTCATTCAGAGGATTATTCCGCTTTTTAAGGTTTATTGAACGAATGCGTGACAGAGGCGATGATCTTGGTGCTGCCCGCGCTTTAGGTGAGCAGGAAGATGTTGTCCGTCTTATGACGATCCACAGCAGCAAAGGTCTTGAATTTCCCTTTGTTTTTATTGCAGGGCTTGCCCGCAACTTTAATACGATGGACTTGAAAAAGCCATATATGCTTGATAAGGAATTTGGATTTGCTGCAAAATATGTAAATGCCGAGAAGAGAATTTCGTACCCCTCTCTGCCGCAAATTGCTTTTAAACGAAAAAAGAAAATGGAAATGCTGGCTGAAGAAATGCGGGTTCTATATGTTGCTTTAACGAGGGCGAAGGAAAAGCTGTACCTGGTATCGTCTGTCAAAAGTGCAGATAAAAAATTAAATAAGTGGCTGCAGGTATCCGAACATAAAGACTGGCTCCTGAATGAGTATGACAGGGCTTCTGCAAACAGTTATCTGGACTGGATTGGCCCGGCTCTTGTCCGGCATCGGGAGTGTGAGGCATTGAGAGCGGAAGTTCAGGTGGATCCTCTTGTCCCGGGTGATATACTTGAACACCCTTCCTGCTGGAATATAACCATAATTAAAAGTGAAGAAGCTGCTGTTCTTCCGGAAGAAGCCAATGAGGGCGAAACGGATTTGCTGAAATTGGTTTATGAAGGAAAAACTGTTCCGGCAGAATCGGCTTTTAAGGATAAAGTTGAGGAACAGCTTTCCTGGAAATATACCTATAAGCAGGCAGCTCAAGCCAGATCTAAACAATCGGTTTCGGAAGTGAAAAGGCAGCGGGAGATTTTTTCTGAAGAAGACAGCGGTACTGAATTAATTCGTAAAATCAGTAAACCGATGCTCAGCCGACCTCGCTTTATGCAGGAAAAATCACTTTCTCCAGCTGAACGGGGTACTGCTATGCATGCTGTCATGCAGCATATTGATTTCAGCCGGCCTGCAACAGTGGAAACGATATCCTCCAAAATGGATGAGATGGTCAGGAAAGAATTGCTCACGGAAGAGCAGCGTGCCAGCATTGAGCCGCAGCTGATCTTGCAATTTTTCGAAACTGAACTGGGTCAAAGAATGATTCAGGCTATATCGGTACGCCGAGAAATCCCATTCAGTTTATCTTTCCCTGCCCGGGAAATTTATTCAGATTGGCAGGGTGAAGATGAACCTGTTCTCATCCAGGGGATTGTGGACTGTGTATTCGAAGATGAGCAAGGTTTGGTGCTCCTGGATTATAAAACGGATGGAATCAGCGGCCGTTATAAGGGAGGGTTTGCTGAAGCCAAACCCGTTCTTGAAAACAGGTACAAAGTACAAATTGATATGTACACCAGAGCATTGGAACAGATTTTAAAACGGGAAGTCAATGAAAGATACCTGTTTTTCTTTGATGGTGCTCATACAATTAAGTTATAG
- a CDS encoding spore germination protein GerPE, with the protein MLQRTSSVDKIHIYTIAFSSVFEIGDSCFIKGFSRAIANQREAEYFNAKEGNFSVYPVFSEPIPLIPIEENITMQTTQLNPIIRVQNIDIIGVSSSSVIHIGNSGNISMEARVKHIRQIYPKNSGTQG; encoded by the coding sequence ATGCTGCAAAGAACTTCATCTGTTGATAAAATCCATATTTACACCATTGCCTTTTCTTCTGTTTTTGAAATTGGTGACTCATGCTTTATTAAAGGATTCTCAAGGGCGATTGCTAACCAGCGTGAAGCTGAGTATTTTAATGCGAAGGAAGGGAATTTTTCAGTCTATCCTGTATTCAGTGAACCTATTCCTTTGATCCCTATTGAAGAAAACATAACGATGCAGACAACACAGCTCAATCCGATCATTCGGGTGCAGAACATTGATATTATCGGAGTTTCCTCCTCCTCTGTCATCCATATCGGGAACAGTGGAAACATTTCAATGGAAGCCCGGGTCAAGCATATCCGTCAGATTTATCCCAAAAACAGCGGAACGCAAGGATGA
- a CDS encoding spore germination protein, whose translation MPAIIGPVQIINVSGGIVQFGDSLYISPKNNSKSTTGQGAANTGGFIITNNGLSASNVLDTSLVDQPNVGNN comes from the coding sequence ATGCCAGCTATAATCGGACCGGTACAAATTATTAATGTCAGCGGTGGAATAGTTCAATTCGGAGACTCCCTTTATATTTCTCCGAAAAACAATTCCAAATCAACAACCGGACAGGGTGCCGCTAACACAGGCGGCTTTATCATTACAAACAATGGCCTTAGCGCCAGTAACGTACTTGATACCAGTCTGGTTGATCAGCCAAATGTTGGCAATAACTAA
- a CDS encoding spore germination protein GerPB yields the protein MNFYIQQSIHIQFIKIGGITNSSVMQIGSAGIIKPASYLYNTGGFTEPAPEAEGPAPAGPAGGVFFCHLLYL from the coding sequence ATGAATTTTTATATACAGCAATCCATTCATATTCAATTCATAAAGATCGGCGGGATCACAAACTCTTCCGTCATGCAGATTGGAAGTGCAGGCATTATAAAGCCGGCGTCTTATTTGTATAACACTGGCGGCTTTACCGAGCCAGCACCTGAAGCAGAAGGTCCGGCGCCTGCGGGACCAGCTGGGGGAGTGTTTTTCTGTCACCTTCTGTACCTCTGA
- a CDS encoding DUF418 domain-containing protein: MDRQVSPVVEKDRIISLDIMRGFAILGIFLVNMLSFHSPYLYIDPFEWWDSPADKGAYAFIDIFVQASFYPLFSMLFGYGLVILRERAMAKGLGFGGMAARRFSLLLLIGIIHAFLIWHGDILINYAIFGFIFLMFVKMSGKNMLLTGILLYIIPNLLFVLLLFATVLFVPPEDLSIYDKEAALASLQAYQNGSFSEVTSQRIQDWSGVNNLASLPIMLASIFPLFLIGGGAAKLRWLEEPVKNRAFLMRITLISLAAGLLFKLLPYITESNLGLDYMQDIFGGPLLAIAYGLGIAVMINNSHGPGFLLPLSYVGKLSLSNYLFQSIISTFIFYSYGLGFYGKVSAIGGTLLVMIIFAMQVIISRFWIARYYYGPVEWLWRSFTYLKIPNWKRKG; this comes from the coding sequence ATGGACAGGCAAGTCAGCCCGGTTGTGGAGAAGGATCGGATCATTTCGCTGGATATTATGAGAGGATTTGCCATTCTCGGTATTTTTTTAGTAAATATGCTTTCCTTCCATTCACCATATCTGTACATTGATCCTTTTGAATGGTGGGACAGTCCGGCAGATAAAGGGGCTTATGCGTTTATCGATATCTTTGTGCAGGCAAGCTTCTATCCTTTGTTTTCTATGCTGTTCGGTTATGGGTTAGTCATTCTGAGGGAGAGGGCAATGGCCAAAGGCCTTGGTTTCGGAGGAATGGCTGCAAGGAGATTTTCGCTTTTGCTGCTGATAGGCATCATTCACGCTTTTCTTATTTGGCATGGGGACATTTTAATAAACTATGCAATCTTTGGCTTTATCTTTTTAATGTTTGTAAAAATGTCCGGAAAAAATATGCTTTTAACCGGAATATTGCTTTATATCATTCCCAATCTGCTATTTGTTCTATTGTTATTTGCAACAGTTCTGTTTGTTCCGCCTGAAGATCTGTCAATCTATGACAAAGAAGCCGCATTAGCTTCTTTACAGGCCTATCAAAATGGAAGCTTTTCCGAGGTTACCTCACAGCGTATCCAGGATTGGTCAGGTGTTAATAATCTTGCTTCACTACCTATCATGCTGGCATCTATTTTTCCTTTGTTTTTAATAGGGGGAGGTGCTGCCAAGCTGCGATGGCTTGAGGAGCCAGTAAAAAACCGGGCATTCCTCATGAGAATTACGCTGATTTCTTTGGCTGCAGGGCTATTGTTCAAATTACTGCCTTACATAACGGAAAGCAACCTGGGACTGGATTACATGCAGGACATATTCGGAGGTCCGCTGCTGGCTATTGCTTATGGTTTAGGGATAGCAGTGATGATAAACAATAGTCATGGACCAGGATTCCTGCTGCCGCTCTCGTATGTTGGGAAACTGTCGCTCTCAAATTATCTTTTCCAGTCCATTATCTCGACTTTTATTTTTTACAGTTATGGATTAGGCTTCTATGGGAAGGTCTCTGCAATTGGAGGGACACTGTTAGTTATGATCATCTTCGCTATGCAGGTCATCATCAGCCGCTTTTGGATTGCCCGCTATTATTATGGACCGGTCGAATGGCTCTGGAGGAGCTTCACTTATTTGAAGATCCCTAATTGGAAGAGAAAAGGTTAA
- a CDS encoding spore germination protein: MPAIVGVAQVISIGSSSVFNIGDVYKIMPVSNAKTFSGAGSFNTGNGLNVYNHRSTTNTYDCDGVDQGNYFNA, translated from the coding sequence ATGCCAGCTATTGTGGGAGTCGCACAGGTCATATCGATCGGGAGCAGTTCTGTCTTCAATATTGGGGACGTATATAAAATCATGCCAGTTTCTAACGCCAAGACCTTTTCAGGTGCCGGATCGTTTAACACTGGGAATGGCCTGAATGTTTATAATCACCGGAGCACAACAAACACTTATGATTGTGATGGCGTGGATCAGGGCAATTATTTCAATGCTTAA